The Marinobacter szutsaonensis sequence GAGGATAACGGCCAGGTTTACCTGAAAGTGCCTATTAACCGCTTCTGACAGAGGGTGCGCCATGAAGATTCATTATCTTGAACCGGAGTTCGCGGTTGCGGATACCGTGGCTATCGAGGATCTCCCGGAAATCCGGGAAAAGGGCTTCCGGACGCTGATCTGTAACCGACGTCCCGGAGAAGAGGGTTACGCCGGTGAGGAGGCCTACGCAGAGGCCGCTGCCACCGCCGGTCTGGAATGGGTATGTGTCCCGGTGGCATCCGGCGAGTATTCGGACGCCGACGTGGAAGCGTTCGGCCAAGCTCTGGAACGCGTGCCTTCGCCCATCCTCGGGTTTTGCCGGACCGGCCGTCGTGCCGTTCACATGTGGGCCCAGGCCCGTGCCCGGGAACCCCAGTGCAATATCCCGATGCTCCTAAAGGCGGCCCATGAGGCTGGCCATGATCCTCAGCCCATCCGGGAACTGTTGGAAAAGTAACGTTTGAATATTGAGCTCGACGGACAGGGAGGTCCCTTGCTATCGCGGAGTTGAAGACCAGATGAAACCTGACCAAGACGTCAATCAATCCTCCCTGAAATACCATGATGTGGTCATCATCGGGGCCGGGGCTGGCGGAATTGCGACCGCTGCAAGCCTGTTGAAACGCCAGAAGGACCTGGACATCGCAATCATTGATTCCTGTGAAATCCATTATTACCAGCCGGGCTGGACCATGGTTGGTGGCGGTGTGCTCTCCGCTGAAAGTACACGGCGCAAGACCGAAACCGTCATCCCCAAAGGCTGCCACTGGTACCGTGTGGCAGCGGACGAATGGCTTCCTAAAGGTAGACTGAAGAACATCGATGTTTCTTACCATTCCGCCGGACAAGTGCTTTTCGGCGTTGAGGATTACGTACCCGAACTACAGACATATATCGATCGCTACGATATCGAGCTGTGTTTTGAAGAGCGGCTCATTGCAGTCGATGGCAAGGGTAAGACAGCTCATTTTGTCAAGCGTACCGGAGATCAGCAGGAAATAGTCGACCGGCCTTTCGACATGCTTCACGTTGTTCCCGCCCAGCGTGCCCCGGAGTTCGTTGGTAAGTCTGGACTGGCAAATCAGGATGGCTGGATCGATCTTGATCCTGAAACCCTGCAGCATGTCCGATACCCGACTATATTCGGGCTGGGAGATGCCAGCGGTACACCCAATGCCAAGACTATGGCGGCGGTGCGAAAGCAGGCCCCGGTGGTGGCCGAAAACCTGCTTGCGTCATTGCAGGATAAAGAGCTGCCTGCCGCCTATCTCGGCTATGGTTCCTGTCCGCTGACGGTAGAGCGGGGCAGAATCGTTCTTGCCGAGTTCGGCTATGGCGGCAAGCTCCAGCCAAGTTTCCCGAGCTGGATCAATGACGGTACCAAGGCAACCCGAATGGCCTGGTGGCTGAAAGCGAAGCAGCTGCCCTGGCTTTACTGGAACGGGATGCTTAAGGGTCGCGAATGGATGGCGGCACCGGCCGCACGAAAGGTCTGATATCAGGGAGTGAGAAACATGTCGGATCGGTTAACCCGGTTCCTGCCCATTCTGAACTGGCTTAAAGACTACAGGGGCGACACGTTTGTCAGCGACGCGCTGGCAGCTGTGATTGTCACCCTGATGCTGGTGCCCCAGGCGCTGGCTTATGCATTGCTGGCAGGCCTGCCGCCCGAGGTTGGTTTGTATGCCAGTATGATCCCGCTGGTGGCGTATGCACTGTTCGGAACCAGTGCAACGCTTGCAGTCGGGCCTGTGGCCGTTGCTTCCCTGATGACGGCTTCTGCACTCGGTGGTATCGCTGAAGCGGGCACCCCCGAGTACGTCGGTGCCGCGCTGGTGCTGGCCTCGCTCTCCGGCCTGATGCTTTTTACCATGGGCCTCTTGCGGCTCGGTTTTCTGGCCAATTTTCTCAGTCATCCGGTGATTTCCGGGTTTGTGACTGCTTCGGGCATCCTGATCGCCGGCAGCCAGCTTGGTCATATCCTCGGCATCCAGGGCGGCGGCCACAACTTGCTGGAAATGGTTGAGGGGCTGTGGCAGCAGCTGGGCGGGATCAATCCGGTGACCCTGGTGATCGGCGGTGGAGCCCTGGTCTTCCTCTATTTGTGTCGCAAGTTCCTCAAGCGGGGCCTGACCGGGATTGGATTTTCCGAGCGGCTGGCGGACCTGACCACCAAGGCCGCACCGGTTACTGCGGTCATCGTCACCACAGCCGCTGCCTGGTATTTCGATCTTGGCGCTGCGGGGGTAAACCTGGTGGGAGAAGTGCCCAGCGGTCTTCCCGACATCAGGCTGCCGTCCATGGATCCGGATATCTGGGCAACCCTGGTGCCCGCTGCCATCCTGATCAGTCTTGTCGGGTTTGTGGAGTCTGTTTCGGTTGCGCAGACCCTTGCGGCCAAGAGGCGTCAGCGGATTGATCCTGATTCCGAGCTGATTGCCCTGGGCCTGGCCAACGTGGCCGCAGGCGTCAGCGGTGGTTCGCCGGTATCCGGCGGATTCTCAAGATCCGTGGTCAACTTCGAGGCCGGTGCCCAGACACCGATTGCCGGTGCCCTGACCGCGGTCGGTATCGCCGTTGCGACGCTTACTCTGACCGGACTGCTCGCATTCCTGCCCAAGGCGACCCTGGCAGCAACCATTATTATCGCCGTGATCACACTGATTGATCTGCCGGCTATCAAACGGACTCTGGCCTACTCGAAGGCGGACGGAGCGGCCATGTTGGCCACGATCATCCTGACCCTGGTTCATGGGGTCGAGGCCGGCATTATTGTGGGGGTTGCCCTGTCGATCGGGCTGTACCTGTATCGTACCAGCCGACCCCACAGCGCCGTGGTGGGACGGATTCCGGGTACAGAGCATTTCCGGAACGTTCAGCGCCACAAGGTGGAAATCGACGACAGTACCGTGGTGCTGCGAGTTGACGAGAGCCTGTATTTCGCTAACGCCCGCTATCTCGAGGAAACGGTTCTGGAGCTGGTGTCCGACAACCCGGAAATGAAGAATCTTGTGCTGGCCTGCCAGGCGGTCAATGAAATCGATGCTTCCGCTCTCGAAAGCCTGGAAGCGATCAACAGCCGTCTGGAAGATGCGGGTATTCGCTTGCATCTGTCCGAAGTGAAAGGGCCAGTTATGGATCGCCTGAATCGGACGCATTTTTGTGAGGAGCTGACCGGGCAGATTTTTCTCAGTACTTATGATGCGTGGAGATCACTCGTAAATGGCTCATCGATCTGACTCAAACCTGACTGACATTCTTCTTGTAGGAGTTGAGTCGATCAGTCGAAATCGGGCAGTTCCGGTTTGACTACGGGCTTGCCGGCTTCCTGCCACGCATCAATTCCTCCGGAAATGGACTGTACATGGATATAGCCCATTTCTTTCATGGCCTTGGCCGAGAGGGCAGAGCGGCCACTGTTCTTGCAGTAGATCACCATGTTCAGCCCCCGATCTTCCAGGGCCGGATCATTGGTCAGCTTGAATTCGAGAATACCTCTGGGAATATTAACGGCACCCGGAATATGGCCGGCGTGGAACTCGTCAGCTTCCCGGACATCGATCAGTATATCCGCCTGCTCAATGGCCTCTTCGGAATTCTCCAAAGGTACTTCCCGGATTTCGGCCTTGGCGGCCTGAACCATGTCGTGAACAG is a genomic window containing:
- a CDS encoding rhodanese-like domain-containing protein translates to MKTVHDMVQAAKAEIREVPLENSEEAIEQADILIDVREADEFHAGHIPGAVNIPRGILEFKLTNDPALEDRGLNMVIYCKNSGRSALSAKAMKEMGYIHVQSISGGIDAWQEAGKPVVKPELPDFD
- the sulP gene encoding sulfate permease; this encodes MSDRLTRFLPILNWLKDYRGDTFVSDALAAVIVTLMLVPQALAYALLAGLPPEVGLYASMIPLVAYALFGTSATLAVGPVAVASLMTASALGGIAEAGTPEYVGAALVLASLSGLMLFTMGLLRLGFLANFLSHPVISGFVTASGILIAGSQLGHILGIQGGGHNLLEMVEGLWQQLGGINPVTLVIGGGALVFLYLCRKFLKRGLTGIGFSERLADLTTKAAPVTAVIVTTAAAWYFDLGAAGVNLVGEVPSGLPDIRLPSMDPDIWATLVPAAILISLVGFVESVSVAQTLAAKRRQRIDPDSELIALGLANVAAGVSGGSPVSGGFSRSVVNFEAGAQTPIAGALTAVGIAVATLTLTGLLAFLPKATLAATIIIAVITLIDLPAIKRTLAYSKADGAAMLATIILTLVHGVEAGIIVGVALSIGLYLYRTSRPHSAVVGRIPGTEHFRNVQRHKVEIDDSTVVLRVDESLYFANARYLEETVLELVSDNPEMKNLVLACQAVNEIDASALESLEAINSRLEDAGIRLHLSEVKGPVMDRLNRTHFCEELTGQIFLSTYDAWRSLVNGSSI
- a CDS encoding FAD/NAD(P)-binding oxidoreductase, translated to MKPDQDVNQSSLKYHDVVIIGAGAGGIATAASLLKRQKDLDIAIIDSCEIHYYQPGWTMVGGGVLSAESTRRKTETVIPKGCHWYRVAADEWLPKGRLKNIDVSYHSAGQVLFGVEDYVPELQTYIDRYDIELCFEERLIAVDGKGKTAHFVKRTGDQQEIVDRPFDMLHVVPAQRAPEFVGKSGLANQDGWIDLDPETLQHVRYPTIFGLGDASGTPNAKTMAAVRKQAPVVAENLLASLQDKELPAAYLGYGSCPLTVERGRIVLAEFGYGGKLQPSFPSWINDGTKATRMAWWLKAKQLPWLYWNGMLKGREWMAAPAARKV
- a CDS encoding TIGR01244 family sulfur transferase — its product is MKIHYLEPEFAVADTVAIEDLPEIREKGFRTLICNRRPGEEGYAGEEAYAEAAATAGLEWVCVPVASGEYSDADVEAFGQALERVPSPILGFCRTGRRAVHMWAQARAREPQCNIPMLLKAAHEAGHDPQPIRELLEK